A single region of the Halobacterium wangiae genome encodes:
- a CDS encoding NuoI/complex I 23 kDa subunit family protein, whose translation MIGLLKSMATTMKHALDGETFTVEYPDEAPEVSPRFRGVHKFSQERCIWCRQCEKVCPNDTIQIVTDKQRNGEEYNLHVGQCIYCRLCEEVCPVDAILLTEQFEFTGDTKHDLVFNKEQLKNVPWYKDIDPLASREPDRGAWIGEGEGEVDYQ comes from the coding sequence ATGATCGGACTCCTGAAATCGATGGCAACGACGATGAAACACGCACTCGACGGTGAGACGTTCACCGTCGAGTATCCGGACGAAGCGCCCGAGGTGAGTCCACGCTTCCGCGGCGTGCACAAGTTCAGCCAGGAGCGCTGCATCTGGTGTCGACAGTGCGAGAAGGTCTGTCCGAACGACACGATCCAGATCGTGACGGACAAGCAGCGCAACGGCGAGGAGTACAACCTCCACGTCGGCCAGTGCATCTACTGTCGGCTCTGCGAGGAGGTGTGTCCCGTCGACGCGATCCTGCTCACCGAGCAGTTCGAGTTCACGGGCGACACGAAACACGACCTCGTGTTCAACAAAGAACAGCTGAAGAACGTACCGTGGTACAAGGACATCGACCCGCTCGCGTCCCGGGAACCCGACAGAGGAGCCTGGATCGGCGAGGGTGAAGGCGAGGTCGACTACCAGTAA
- a CDS encoding NADH-quinone oxidoreductase subunit J, with product MVYEILAFGLFALVTVASSLGAVLVEDVWHSALLLGVSLLSFAVHYVMLQAEFVAAMQVLVYVGGVLILITFAVMLTRHPGRTEEVTNA from the coding sequence ATGGTATACGAAATACTCGCGTTCGGACTGTTCGCCCTGGTCACAGTGGCGAGTAGCCTGGGCGCTGTCCTGGTGGAGGACGTGTGGCACTCCGCGCTGCTGCTGGGGGTCTCACTGCTGAGCTTCGCCGTCCACTACGTTATGTTACAGGCGGAGTTCGTGGCGGCGATGCAGGTCCTCGTCTACGTGGGCGGGGTTCTCATCCTCATCACGTTCGCAGTGATGCTCACACGTCATCCTGGTCGTACAGAGGAGGTGACTAACGCGTGA
- a CDS encoding proton-conducting membrane transporter yields the protein MTTRPRLRNPRTFVPGIVAVALFAVMAAVFVGAGFDTAAGFPADANITATIGYALMGLLEFGGESIVSSEGFLAAFIIVALLLDAALEGSVMLAERDLRGGDDER from the coding sequence GTGACGACGCGCCCGCGGCTCCGAAACCCGAGAACGTTCGTTCCGGGCATCGTCGCCGTCGCACTGTTCGCCGTGATGGCGGCAGTGTTCGTCGGCGCCGGATTCGACACGGCCGCCGGCTTCCCGGCGGACGCGAACATCACGGCCACCATCGGCTACGCGCTGATGGGGCTGCTGGAGTTCGGCGGCGAATCCATCGTCAGCAGCGAAGGATTCCTGGCCGCATTCATCATCGTCGCCCTGCTGCTCGACGCGGCACTGGAGGGCTCGGTGATGCTGGCCGAACGCGATCTGCGGGGAGGTGACGACGAGCGATGA
- the nuoK gene encoding NADH-quinone oxidoreductase subunit NuoK — MTVAVEYYLLLSAAVFCTGLFGVLTRENALMFLISVELMLNAANINLVAFSHYYGNITGQVFSLLTMALAAAEVAIGLGIILVLYRNFDDIDVRKATTMRW; from the coding sequence ATGACTGTCGCCGTCGAGTACTACCTCCTGCTGTCCGCGGCCGTGTTCTGCACGGGCCTGTTCGGCGTGCTGACCCGCGAGAACGCCCTGATGTTCCTCATCAGCGTCGAGCTGATGCTGAACGCGGCGAACATCAACCTCGTGGCGTTCTCCCACTACTACGGCAACATCACGGGGCAGGTGTTCAGCCTGCTCACGATGGCGCTCGCTGCCGCCGAGGTCGCGATCGGCCTCGGCATCATCCTCGTACTGTATCGCAACTTCGACGACATCGACGTGCGGAAAGCGACGACGATGAGGTGGTAA